A genomic region of Pseudomonas frederiksbergensis contains the following coding sequences:
- a CDS encoding DUF1127 domain-containing protein encodes MERTLSSEMFFEDNAVKTQASMPLRVIANLMLWQRRISSRHQLARLDSRLLADAGISEAQRYEELNKPFWR; translated from the coding sequence ATGGAACGTACACTCAGTTCCGAAATGTTCTTCGAAGACAACGCTGTAAAAACCCAGGCTTCCATGCCTCTTCGCGTTATCGCCAACCTGATGCTGTGGCAGCGCCGCATCTCCAGCCGCCATCAACTGGCTCGTCTGGATTCGCGTCTGCTGGCTGACGCAGGGATTAGCGAAGCACAACGCTACGAAGAGCTGAACAAGCCGTTCTGGCGCTAA
- a CDS encoding DUF2388 domain-containing protein — protein sequence MSRLRLLSAAALLAVAANSHASSFIVTTDAVVGALKSSSDATSNLSSSLRDKKIVRAARDDAASFVASEGAIRGVRLESALDYIHTQAPQLKATDAQLAQAILAI from the coding sequence ATGTCCCGTCTTCGTCTGCTCAGCGCTGCAGCCCTACTGGCCGTGGCTGCCAATTCGCATGCCTCCAGCTTCATCGTCACCACTGACGCTGTCGTCGGCGCGCTCAAGTCCAGCTCCGACGCCACATCCAACCTCTCGTCTTCGCTGCGGGACAAGAAGATCGTTCGCGCCGCCCGTGATGACGCTGCCAGTTTCGTGGCCAGCGAAGGCGCCATCCGTGGCGTCCGCCTGGAAAGTGCTCTCGACTACATCCACACACAGGCTCCACAGTTGAAAGCCACTGACGCACAGCTGGCTCAAGCCATTCTGGCCATCTGA
- a CDS encoding NAD(P)(+) transhydrogenase (Re/Si-specific) subunit beta, with the protein MSMNLVTTLYLIASICFIQALKGLSHPTSSRRGNVYGMLGMALAIVTTVGLVFKLGSELATAGIGYVIVGLLIGGTAGSIMAKRVEMTKMPELVAFMHSMIGMAAVFIAIAAVVEPQSLGIVKQLGDSIPAGNRLELFLGAAIGAITFSGSVIAFGKLSGKYKFRLFQGAPVQFGGQHKINLLLGLATLGLGITFMVTGNLGAFALMLALAFVLGVLIIIPIGGADMPVVVSMLNSYSGWAAAGIGFSLNNSMLIIAGSLVGSSGAILSYIMCKAMNRSFFNVLLGGFGNTVDAAGPAGSKEARPVKSGSADDATFLLTNADTVIIVPGYGLAVARAQHALKELTEKLTHRGVTVKYAIHPVAGRMPGHMNVLLAEAEVPYDQVFEMEDINSEFGQADVVLVLGANDVVNPAAKNDPKSPIAGMPILEAFKAKTIIVNKRSMASGYAGLDNELFYLDKTMMVFGDAKKVIEDMVKAVE; encoded by the coding sequence ATGAGCATGAATCTTGTAACGACGCTCTACCTGATAGCGTCGATCTGCTTTATCCAGGCCCTGAAGGGCTTGTCACACCCGACCTCGTCGCGACGCGGCAATGTGTACGGGATGCTCGGCATGGCGCTGGCCATTGTCACTACCGTGGGCCTGGTGTTCAAACTGGGTTCTGAGCTGGCCACCGCCGGTATCGGTTACGTGATCGTCGGCCTGCTGATCGGCGGCACCGCCGGTTCGATCATGGCCAAACGCGTTGAAATGACCAAGATGCCGGAACTGGTCGCGTTCATGCACAGCATGATCGGTATGGCAGCGGTGTTCATCGCCATCGCCGCCGTGGTCGAGCCGCAGTCTCTGGGCATCGTCAAACAGCTGGGTGATTCGATCCCGGCCGGTAACCGTCTGGAGTTGTTCCTCGGCGCGGCCATCGGTGCCATTACCTTCTCCGGTTCGGTGATTGCGTTCGGCAAGCTATCGGGCAAATACAAATTCCGCCTGTTCCAGGGTGCACCGGTACAGTTCGGTGGCCAACACAAAATCAACCTGCTGTTGGGTCTGGCCACACTGGGCCTGGGCATCACCTTTATGGTGACCGGTAACCTCGGCGCCTTCGCCCTGATGCTGGCCCTGGCCTTCGTGCTGGGCGTGCTGATCATCATCCCGATTGGCGGCGCCGACATGCCGGTCGTGGTGTCGATGCTCAACAGCTATTCCGGCTGGGCAGCGGCGGGGATCGGTTTCTCGCTGAACAACTCGATGCTGATCATTGCCGGCTCCCTGGTCGGTTCGTCCGGTGCGATCCTCTCGTACATCATGTGCAAAGCGATGAACCGCTCGTTCTTCAACGTACTGCTCGGTGGCTTCGGCAACACTGTAGACGCGGCGGGTCCTGCCGGCTCGAAAGAAGCCCGTCCGGTGAAATCCGGCTCGGCTGATGACGCAACGTTCCTGCTGACCAACGCCGACACCGTGATCATCGTTCCAGGCTACGGCCTGGCGGTAGCACGGGCACAGCACGCGCTTAAAGAGCTGACCGAGAAGCTGACCCATCGTGGCGTGACCGTGAAATACGCGATCCACCCGGTAGCCGGTCGCATGCCCGGCCACATGAACGTGCTGCTGGCCGAGGCTGAAGTGCCTTACGACCAGGTGTTCGAGATGGAAGACATCAACTCCGAATTCGGTCAGGCCGACGTGGTGCTGGTGCTCGGCGCCAACGACGTGGTCAACCCGGCGGCGAAGAACGATCCGAAATCGCCGATCGCCGGCATGCCGATTCTCGAAGCCTTCAAGGCCAAGACCATCATCGTCAACAAGCGCTCGATGGCCAGCGGTTATGCCGGTCTGGACAACGAACTGTTCTACCTCGATAAAACCATGATGGTCTTCGGCGACGCCAAGAAAGTCATCGAAGACATGGTTAAAGCCGTCGAGTAA
- a CDS encoding Re/Si-specific NAD(P)(+) transhydrogenase subunit alpha — protein MHIGVPLETQTGETRVAATPETIKKLIGQGHKVTVQSGAGINASVVDSAYEAAGAMIGSANDTFGAELILKVVAPSDSELALIKRGTVLVGMLNPFSNETIAKLAECGITAFSLEAAPRTSRAQSLDVLSSQANIAGYKAVLLAAHHYPRFMPMLMTAAGTVKAARVLILGAGVAGLQAIATAKRLGAVIEASDVRPAVKEQIESLGAKFVDVPYETDEERECAVGVGGYARPMPASWMQRQALAVHERAKQADIVITTALIPGRKAPVLLSAETVAQMKPGSVVIDLAAAQGGNCPLTVADQVIVAHGVTIAGPTNLAAQVGADASALYARNLLDFLKLVFTPEGQFQINLEDDIVAACLMCRDGQVIRKNA, from the coding sequence GTGCACATTGGTGTTCCTCTCGAAACCCAGACCGGTGAAACGCGGGTTGCTGCAACCCCGGAAACCATCAAGAAGCTGATCGGCCAGGGTCATAAAGTCACTGTGCAAAGCGGTGCCGGCATTAATGCCAGCGTTGTCGACAGTGCTTATGAAGCGGCAGGCGCAATGATTGGCAGTGCCAACGATACATTTGGCGCAGAGCTGATTCTCAAGGTCGTCGCCCCCAGCGACAGCGAACTAGCCCTGATCAAACGCGGTACCGTGCTGGTGGGCATGCTCAACCCGTTCAGCAATGAAACCATTGCCAAGCTGGCTGAGTGCGGCATTACCGCGTTCTCCCTGGAAGCCGCTCCGCGCACTTCCCGCGCGCAAAGCCTTGATGTGCTGTCCTCGCAAGCCAACATTGCCGGCTATAAAGCTGTGTTGTTGGCCGCCCATCACTATCCGCGCTTCATGCCGATGTTGATGACGGCAGCAGGCACCGTGAAGGCCGCTCGCGTGCTGATTCTTGGCGCCGGCGTGGCTGGTTTGCAGGCGATTGCCACCGCCAAACGTCTGGGCGCAGTGATTGAAGCGTCCGATGTGCGTCCGGCCGTGAAGGAACAGATCGAATCCCTCGGCGCCAAGTTCGTCGACGTCCCTTACGAGACCGATGAAGAGCGCGAATGCGCCGTTGGTGTCGGCGGTTACGCACGCCCCATGCCGGCCAGCTGGATGCAACGTCAGGCCCTGGCCGTGCACGAGCGCGCCAAGCAAGCCGATATCGTCATTACCACAGCGCTGATTCCCGGCCGCAAGGCACCGGTATTGCTGAGCGCTGAAACCGTCGCGCAGATGAAACCAGGTTCGGTGGTCATCGACCTGGCCGCTGCGCAAGGCGGTAACTGCCCGCTGACCGTGGCCGACCAGGTAATCGTCGCGCACGGCGTGACCATTGCCGGCCCGACCAACCTGGCAGCACAGGTCGGTGCAGACGCCTCCGCTCTGTATGCCCGTAACCTGCTGGACTTCCTGAAGTTGGTCTTCACACCTGAAGGTCAATTCCAGATCAACCTAGAAGACGACATCGTCGCCGCGTGCCTGATGTGCCGCGACGGCCAAGTCATCCGCAAAAACGCCTAA
- a CDS encoding CitMHS family transporter, with amino-acid sequence MLTFLGFAMVITFMYLIMTKRLSALIALIIVPILFALFGGFAPKIGPMMLEGITKLAPTGVMLMFAILYFALMIDSGLFDPAVRKILKLVKGDPLKVSVGTAVLALVVSMDGDGATTYMICVAAMLPLYSRIGMSPRIMAGLIILAGGVMNMTPWGGPTARAASALHVDPSDIFVPMIPAMLAGVVAILAIAYLYGKRERARLGELHLIGDEIDHSEISVSQFPDARRPTLIWFNGALTLALMCTLIAGLLPLPVLFMVAFSIAMIVNYPCLQQQKDRVAAHAGSVLAVVGLIFAAGIFTGILSGTGMVDAMSKSLLAVIPDFLGPYLAVITALASMPFTFFMSNDAFYYGVLPVLAEAASHYGITAVEMARASIVGQPVHLLSPLVPSTYLLVALAGIEFGDHQRFTLKWAVLVCMCILVAALLMGIFPLFSTL; translated from the coding sequence ATGCTGACTTTCCTTGGCTTTGCCATGGTCATCACGTTCATGTACCTGATCATGACGAAGCGCCTTTCAGCGCTGATCGCGCTGATCATTGTTCCGATCCTGTTCGCCCTGTTCGGTGGTTTTGCCCCGAAGATCGGCCCGATGATGCTCGAAGGCATCACCAAGCTGGCCCCGACCGGGGTGATGCTGATGTTCGCCATCCTCTATTTCGCCCTGATGATCGACTCCGGCCTGTTTGACCCCGCCGTGCGCAAGATCCTCAAACTGGTCAAAGGCGACCCGCTGAAGGTTTCCGTGGGCACCGCTGTGCTGGCCCTGGTGGTGTCCATGGACGGTGACGGCGCCACGACTTACATGATCTGCGTAGCCGCCATGCTGCCGCTGTACAGCCGCATCGGCATGAGCCCACGGATCATGGCCGGCCTGATCATCCTCGCCGGCGGAGTGATGAACATGACCCCGTGGGGCGGCCCGACCGCACGTGCCGCCAGTGCGCTGCATGTCGACCCGTCGGACATCTTTGTGCCGATGATCCCGGCCATGCTCGCGGGTGTGGTGGCAATCCTGGCGATTGCCTACCTGTACGGTAAACGTGAGCGTGCGCGTCTGGGTGAGTTGCACCTGATCGGCGACGAAATCGACCACAGTGAAATCAGCGTTTCGCAGTTCCCGGATGCTCGCCGTCCAACGCTGATCTGGTTCAACGGTGCCCTGACCCTGGCCCTGATGTGTACCTTGATCGCCGGCCTGCTGCCACTGCCTGTGTTGTTCATGGTCGCGTTCAGTATTGCGATGATCGTCAACTACCCCTGCCTGCAACAGCAAAAAGATCGCGTTGCGGCCCACGCCGGTAGCGTCCTGGCGGTGGTCGGGCTGATTTTCGCCGCCGGTATCTTCACCGGTATCCTGAGCGGCACCGGCATGGTCGATGCCATGTCGAAAAGCCTGCTGGCCGTGATCCCGGACTTCCTGGGTCCGTACCTGGCCGTGATCACCGCACTGGCGAGCATGCCGTTCACCTTTTTCATGTCCAATGATGCGTTTTACTACGGTGTATTGCCGGTTCTGGCCGAAGCCGCCAGCCATTACGGCATCACCGCAGTCGAAATGGCACGAGCCTCGATCGTTGGCCAACCCGTCCACTTGCTGAGCCCGCTGGTACCCTCCACCTACTTGCTGGTAGCGCTGGCAGGGATCGAATTTGGCGACCACCAACGCTTTACCCTGAAGTGGGCAGTACTGGTCTGCATGTGCATACTCGTCGCTGCATTGCTGATGGGGATTTTCCCGCTGTTCAGCACCTTGTAA
- a CDS encoding DUF2388 domain-containing protein codes for MRSPLIAAFLGLLLADVAQAHTLVATSNMIIRASQRTLDFTSDTTTSIRDSKVVREAHDDAASFVASNGDIRGAHLEAAFDTLRTRVPEARDASDQVLAEAILAL; via the coding sequence ATGCGTAGCCCGCTGATTGCTGCCTTCCTTGGCCTGTTGTTGGCCGATGTGGCCCAGGCACATACCCTGGTAGCCACCAGTAACATGATCATCCGCGCCTCCCAGCGCACCCTCGATTTCACGTCTGACACCACTACCTCGATTCGTGACTCGAAAGTCGTCCGTGAAGCCCACGACGACGCGGCCAGTTTTGTCGCCAGCAATGGCGATATCCGTGGCGCGCATCTGGAAGCTGCCTTCGACACCTTGCGCACCCGTGTGCCGGAAGCCCGCGACGCCAGCGATCAAGTCCTCGCCGAAGCCATTCTCGCACTGTGA
- a CDS encoding DUF2388 domain-containing protein: MHFFSKPFITSLFITVCWTNPAHALDLSTQNLVVTTYATSKVTSAPFDHKLLLAAHDDAAAFIASDGQLRGAQLESTLVYLRQTQPKLHASDLELAQAILIQ; the protein is encoded by the coding sequence ATGCATTTTTTTTCAAAACCATTCATCACATCCCTGTTTATCACTGTCTGCTGGACCAACCCGGCCCATGCCCTGGACCTGTCCACGCAGAACCTCGTCGTCACCACTTATGCGACAAGCAAGGTGACCTCCGCGCCCTTCGACCATAAACTGCTACTCGCCGCCCACGATGATGCGGCGGCGTTCATTGCCAGTGACGGTCAACTGCGAGGAGCGCAACTGGAGTCCACTCTGGTTTACCTGCGCCAGACCCAGCCAAAACTTCATGCCAGTGACCTTGAACTGGCACAGGCAATTCTCATCCAATAG
- a CDS encoding NAD(P) transhydrogenase subunit alpha has protein sequence MEELISPGIYNLIIFVLAIYVGYHVVWNVTPALHTPLMAVTNAISAIVIVGAMLAAALTVTPLGKTMGTLAVALAAVNVFGGFLVTRRMLEMFKKKAPKAVKEEAPK, from the coding sequence ATGGAAGAGCTTATCTCCCCCGGTATCTACAACCTGATCATCTTCGTGCTGGCGATTTATGTCGGTTATCACGTGGTCTGGAACGTTACACCCGCGCTGCACACACCACTGATGGCCGTCACCAACGCCATTTCGGCCATCGTGATCGTCGGCGCCATGCTGGCCGCTGCTTTGACCGTGACACCACTGGGCAAGACCATGGGCACCCTCGCTGTGGCTCTGGCTGCGGTAAACGTGTTCGGCGGCTTCCTGGTGACCCGCAGGATGCTTGAGATGTTCAAGAAAAAAGCCCCGAAAGCGGTAAAAGAAGAGGCGCCTAAGTAA
- a CDS encoding DUF7844 domain-containing protein translates to MRALAAWLLAGAVLLLCSTAQASLQLRLKTDGLSPAEQQASQALLDEAMQALPPRFIQQLDRRIDVGWTDEMPGNAYGEASLVSELDLNRNLLAGLTDGSAATKKTNRPHGTVRREMLATVLHELTHIYDRARLWTSAERLLVQRCTRQSNSSGLVGIPDQCRGQTDRRFTLSDDPRLLDLAGWPQYVGRRGEREQHNRQIARSPDLYETSSPKEFVAVNMEYFLLDPSYACRRPALYRYYQEHFGWAPPAIDNCTQSFAFLNAGNDFAKQPLGQVDPERVYAVDYLLAEANQNLVSRWGHSMLRLVICAPGRPRGPDCRLDLEYSLVLSYRAFVGDVQLSSWDGLVGKYPSRLFVLPLSQVIDEYTKTELRSLASVPLKLSRSEIGELVEHAAEMHWSYDGNYFFLSNNCAVESLKLLRSGSNNPQLVGLDSIMPNGLLEVLKARGLADTSVLDNPREALRLGYRFDSFRDRYQAMFEVLKKHLPIKQDKVEDWMALTAAERRTWFERADLRTSAALLLLEQASFRQQLLLAQNEVKQRYLDARELKNGGMDQANQTLKQILASSGFLSRPAELLDRGGYGLPQPNEWKRLESESSTRQKKLQVLTGDLDKEVRVLLEPGRAAEIAANEANIKQLGEHLRALHKAAGGLELP, encoded by the coding sequence GTGAGAGCGCTAGCCGCCTGGCTGTTGGCCGGGGCCGTATTACTGCTTTGCAGCACGGCTCAGGCGAGCCTGCAATTACGCCTCAAGACCGATGGTCTGAGTCCGGCAGAACAACAGGCCAGCCAGGCACTGCTGGATGAAGCGATGCAGGCATTGCCGCCGCGCTTTATCCAGCAACTGGATCGTCGGATCGATGTTGGCTGGACCGACGAAATGCCCGGCAACGCCTACGGAGAGGCGTCTCTGGTGTCTGAACTGGACCTCAATCGCAACTTGCTGGCCGGCCTCACCGACGGCAGCGCCGCGACGAAAAAAACCAATCGCCCCCACGGCACCGTACGCCGCGAAATGCTCGCCACGGTGCTGCATGAGCTCACGCATATTTACGACCGTGCGCGCTTGTGGACAAGTGCCGAGCGTTTGCTGGTCCAACGCTGTACGCGACAGAGCAATAGTTCGGGCCTGGTCGGCATTCCCGATCAATGCCGTGGTCAGACTGACCGTCGTTTCACCTTGAGCGACGATCCGCGCCTGCTGGACCTTGCCGGCTGGCCGCAATACGTCGGCCGTCGCGGTGAACGCGAACAGCACAACCGACAAATTGCCCGTAGCCCGGACCTTTACGAGACGAGCAGCCCCAAGGAATTTGTCGCGGTCAACATGGAGTACTTCCTCCTCGACCCGAGCTACGCCTGCCGCCGACCGGCGCTGTACCGTTATTACCAGGAACACTTCGGCTGGGCTCCACCGGCAATAGACAACTGCACCCAATCCTTTGCCTTCCTGAACGCGGGCAACGACTTTGCCAAACAACCGTTGGGCCAGGTCGATCCGGAACGGGTCTACGCCGTCGACTACCTGCTGGCCGAAGCCAATCAAAATCTGGTCAGCCGCTGGGGTCACAGCATGTTGCGGCTGGTGATCTGTGCACCCGGTCGCCCACGCGGGCCCGACTGTCGACTGGATCTGGAATATTCCCTGGTGCTGTCCTACCGCGCCTTTGTCGGCGACGTACAACTGTCGAGCTGGGATGGTCTGGTCGGAAAATACCCGTCGCGACTCTTCGTGTTGCCGCTGTCACAAGTCATCGACGAATACACCAAGACCGAACTGCGCAGTCTGGCCTCGGTGCCGCTCAAGCTGTCGCGCAGTGAAATTGGGGAACTGGTCGAGCACGCTGCCGAGATGCATTGGAGCTACGACGGCAACTATTTCTTCCTGTCCAACAACTGCGCGGTCGAGAGCCTGAAGCTGCTGCGCAGCGGCAGTAACAATCCACAGCTGGTCGGCCTGGACAGCATCATGCCCAACGGTTTGCTGGAAGTACTCAAGGCCCGCGGACTGGCGGATACCAGCGTGCTCGACAATCCGCGCGAGGCCTTGCGTCTGGGCTATCGCTTCGACTCGTTCCGCGATCGCTATCAAGCGATGTTCGAGGTGCTGAAAAAGCACCTGCCGATCAAACAGGACAAGGTTGAAGACTGGATGGCGCTGACTGCCGCAGAACGTCGCACGTGGTTTGAGCGGGCCGACCTGCGCACCAGCGCTGCACTGCTGTTGCTGGAGCAGGCGAGTTTCCGGCAGCAATTGTTGCTGGCCCAGAATGAGGTGAAACAACGTTACCTGGATGCCCGCGAGTTGAAAAACGGCGGCATGGATCAGGCCAATCAGACCTTGAAGCAGATTCTCGCCAGCAGCGGTTTCCTCAGTCGTCCCGCAGAACTGCTCGACAGGGGCGGTTACGGGCTGCCACAGCCCAATGAATGGAAACGCCTGGAGTCGGAAAGCAGCACGCGACAGAAGAAATTGCAGGTGTTGACCGGTGATCTGGACAAAGAGGTCAGGGTGCTCCTTGAGCCAGGTCGAGCAGCCGAGATCGCGGCGAATGAGGCCAACATCAAACAGCTGGGCGAGCATTTGCGGGCGCTGCATAAGGCGGCCGGCGGGCTGGAGTTGCCTTAA
- a CDS encoding DUF1127 domain-containing protein, translating to MNQLLDVPLPPTRKPSLLKFMARLIAATGRSMVRARTRRLLAQLNEQQLSDIGISHSDRLAELDKPFWR from the coding sequence ATGAATCAGTTACTTGATGTTCCCCTCCCGCCTACTCGCAAGCCTTCTTTACTCAAGTTTATGGCCCGGCTGATCGCCGCTACCGGTCGAAGCATGGTAAGAGCGCGCACCCGCCGCCTACTGGCGCAACTTAATGAACAGCAGCTGTCTGACATAGGTATCAGCCATTCTGATCGACTGGCCGAACTGGACAAACCTTTTTGGCGCTAA
- a CDS encoding acetyl-CoA hydrolase/transferase family protein, whose amino-acid sequence MYRDRIRLPSLLNKVMSAADAAALIQDGMTVGMSGFTRAGEAKAVPHALAERAKVTPLKISLMTGASLGNDLDKQLTEAGVLARRMPFQVDSTLRKAINAGEVMFIDQHLSETVEQLRNKQLKLPDIAVIEAVAITELGHIVPTTSVGNSASFAIFAKQVIVEINLAHNPNLEGLHDIYIPTYRPTRTPIPLVKVDDRIGSTAIPIPPEKIVAIVITNQSDSPSTVLPPDSDTQAIADHLIDFFKQEVEAGRMTNKLGPLQAGIGNIANSVMCGLIDSPFEELTMYSEVLQDSTFDLIDAGKLSFASGSSITLSSRRNADVFGNLERYKDKLVLRPQEISNHPEVVRRLGIIGINTALEFDLYGNVNSTHVCGTRMMNGIGGSGDFARNAHLAIFVTKSIAKGGAISSVVPMVSHVDHTEHDVDILVTEIGLADLRGLAPRERARVVIDNCVHPDYREALNAYFEAACAVGGHTPHILRDALSWHINLEETGRMLAV is encoded by the coding sequence ATGTACCGTGATCGTATCCGCTTGCCTTCGTTGTTGAATAAGGTAATGAGCGCCGCTGACGCTGCCGCTCTGATTCAGGACGGCATGACCGTCGGCATGAGCGGGTTCACCCGCGCCGGCGAAGCCAAAGCCGTGCCCCATGCACTGGCCGAACGCGCCAAGGTCACGCCGCTGAAAATCAGCTTGATGACCGGCGCCAGCCTGGGCAACGACCTCGACAAACAGCTGACCGAGGCCGGTGTGCTGGCCCGTCGTATGCCATTTCAGGTCGACAGTACACTGCGCAAGGCGATCAACGCCGGCGAGGTGATGTTCATTGACCAGCACCTGTCGGAAACCGTGGAACAGCTGCGCAATAAGCAACTCAAGCTGCCGGACATCGCGGTGATTGAAGCAGTAGCGATCACAGAGCTTGGCCATATCGTGCCAACGACCTCGGTCGGCAACTCGGCCAGCTTCGCGATTTTCGCCAAACAGGTGATCGTCGAGATCAATCTGGCGCACAACCCGAATCTGGAAGGTCTGCACGACATTTATATCCCGACCTACCGTCCGACCCGCACGCCGATTCCGCTGGTCAAGGTCGACGACCGCATCGGCAGCACCGCGATCCCGATACCGCCGGAAAAAATCGTCGCCATCGTCATCACTAATCAGTCCGACTCGCCGTCCACGGTGTTGCCGCCGGACAGCGACACCCAGGCCATCGCCGACCATCTGATCGACTTCTTCAAACAGGAAGTGGAGGCAGGGCGCATGACCAACAAGCTCGGCCCGCTGCAGGCAGGTATCGGTAACATCGCCAACTCGGTGATGTGCGGCCTGATCGACTCGCCGTTCGAAGAACTGACCATGTACTCCGAAGTCCTGCAGGACTCAACCTTCGACCTGATCGACGCCGGAAAACTGAGCTTCGCCTCGGGCAGCTCGATCACCCTGTCGAGCCGACGCAATGCCGATGTGTTTGGCAACCTGGAGCGTTACAAGGACAAACTGGTGCTGCGCCCACAGGAGATCTCCAACCACCCTGAAGTGGTTCGTCGCCTGGGCATCATCGGCATCAATACGGCGCTGGAGTTCGACCTGTACGGCAACGTCAACTCCACCCACGTCTGCGGTACGCGGATGATGAACGGCATTGGTGGTTCCGGTGACTTTGCCCGTAACGCGCACCTGGCGATCTTTGTCACCAAGTCGATTGCCAAGGGCGGGGCGATTTCCAGTGTGGTGCCGATGGTCAGCCATGTTGACCACACCGAGCATGACGTCGACATCCTCGTTACCGAGATCGGCCTTGCCGACTTGCGTGGCCTGGCGCCACGGGAGCGGGCGCGGGTGGTTATCGACAACTGCGTGCACCCGGACTACCGCGAAGCGTTGAATGCCTACTTCGAGGCGGCCTGCGCCGTCGGCGGACATACCCCGCACATCCTGCGCGATGCCCTCAGCTGGCACATCAACCTGGAAGAAACCGGCAGAATGCTCGCCGTGTGA
- a CDS encoding TerC family protein, which yields MEWLTNPEIWVAFFTLTALEIVLGIDNIIMISILVSRMPKHMQARTRIFGLALAMITRILLLLSITWVMRLTADLFVLFGQGISGRDLILFFGGLFLLWKSSQEMYHALEGEDETSDEPGGNGGNFLYTIVQIAIIDIVFSLDSVITAVGMVSHVPVMVAAIIVAVLVMMMAAGKISEFIDRHPSLKMLALSFLLVVGTVLIAEAFGVHVPKGYVYFAMAFSLAVEAINIKLRTAMAKKKQRQEPVKLRKDIPGQ from the coding sequence ATGGAATGGCTGACCAACCCTGAAATCTGGGTTGCCTTCTTCACGCTGACCGCCCTGGAAATCGTTCTGGGCATCGACAACATCATCATGATCTCGATCCTCGTCAGCCGCATGCCCAAGCACATGCAGGCGCGCACCCGGATCTTCGGTCTGGCACTGGCCATGATCACGCGGATCCTCTTGCTGCTGTCGATCACCTGGGTCATGCGACTGACCGCCGACTTGTTTGTGCTCTTCGGTCAGGGTATTTCCGGGCGAGACCTGATCCTGTTCTTCGGTGGTCTGTTCCTGCTGTGGAAAAGCTCCCAGGAGATGTACCACGCGCTGGAAGGTGAAGACGAAACCTCCGACGAGCCAGGCGGCAATGGCGGTAATTTCCTCTACACCATCGTCCAGATCGCGATCATCGACATCGTGTTCTCTCTGGACTCGGTGATCACCGCGGTCGGCATGGTGTCCCATGTTCCGGTCATGGTGGCCGCGATCATCGTTGCGGTACTGGTGATGATGATGGCCGCCGGCAAGATCAGCGAGTTCATCGACAGGCATCCGTCGCTGAAAATGCTCGCGTTGTCGTTCCTGCTGGTGGTGGGCACCGTGCTGATCGCCGAAGCCTTCGGTGTGCATGTACCAAAAGGCTACGTCTACTTCGCCATGGCGTTCTCGCTGGCCGTGGAAGCAATCAACATCAAGCTGCGCACCGCGATGGCGAAAAAGAAGCAACGACAGGAGCCGGTGAAACTGCGCAAGGACATCCCGGGTCAATAA